The Dunckerocampus dactyliophorus isolate RoL2022-P2 chromosome 13, RoL_Ddac_1.1, whole genome shotgun sequence genome window below encodes:
- the LOC129192302 gene encoding 5'-3' exonuclease PLD4-like, translated as MKEWGSEYSTVQLRAGEAHLLCSLWWDSFCISLMSLVYEKMISIYRSLCDRYVSNKNGSRDFVTLVVVLACLTILGILLAIVVLERPRTPQSHVILPLDADGDNLSVDQCSMSLVESIPQHMQYKANVTFGIPLEKAWKDLLSMATDELDVVSFYWTLIGKDINVNSSSDIPGQEILEQLQSLPSKNVSVRVVTSLPSIRENSTDLKILKQKGAHVRKVNFGRLTNGVLHSKFWVVDRKHVFVGSANMDWRALTQVKELGVVIYNCSSLARDLHKIFLSYWVMGQPNSSLPAIWPATFDTHINKERPLLVKDGNITSRLYLAGSPPSFCPASRTQDLEAIISIISEAEHSIDVAVMEYLPTIHLRRYWPVIDTAIRTAAVERKVRIRMLISCRQSSFSSMLPFLQSLASLDSIQENITIQIKLYIVPMGNQTNIPFSRVNHSKYMVTEKVAYIGTSNWSGDYFVSTAGVGLVISQHAASPSWKTKSVQSQLKAVFNRDWFSDFAVHLSDLGHHPDFFMQHLLFLTELTRLFQKCRSSGSVVITLKKYDGRTKPVPRKGHSESFEPADNKCLLRASDGKKKISTVVNIKEVIKFQMAYSNLLRAHMDGLKKKDKKSKSKKTKATQ; from the exons ATGAAAGAATGGGGAAgtgagtacagtacagtacagctgAGGGCGGGAGAAGCACATTTGTTGTGTTCTTTGTGGTGGGACTCTTTCTGCATCAGCCTCAT GTCGCTGGTTTATGAAAAGATGATCTCCATCTACCGCAGCCTATGTGACCGTTATgtttcaaacaaaaat GGGTCAAGGGACTTTGTGACTTTAGTTGTGGTACTGGCCTGTCTGACAATCCTGGGGATTCTGCTTGCAATTGTTGTGCTTGAGAGACCCCGGACCCCCCAAAGTCACGTCATTCTTCCTCTGGATGCGGATGGTGATAATCTTTCTGTGGATCAATGCAG TATGAGTCTTGTGGAGAGTATTCCTCAACACATGCAATATAAAGCCAATGTAACATTCGGGATCCCTTTGGAAAAAGCTTGGAAAGATCTTCTCTCCATGGCAACGGACGAACTGGATGTGGTGTCTTTTTACTGGACATTGATTGGGAAGGACATCAATGTCAACTCTTCGTCTGATATACCT GGGCAGGAAATCCTGGAGCAACTTCAGTCGCTTCCCTCCAAGAACGTGTCGGTCCGAGTAGTGACCAGCCTTCCTTCAATCAGGGAAAACTCCACTGATTTAAAGATCTTAAAACAGAAAG GAGCGCACGTGCGTAAGGTGAACTTTGGCCGCCTGACAAACGGTGTCCTACACAGCAAGTTCTGGGTAGTGGACAGAAAGCATGTATTTGTAGGCAGTGCCAACATGGACTGGAGGGCTCTGACACAG GTAAAAGAACTGGGCGTGGTCATCTATAACTGCTCCAGTCTCGCAAGAGACCTCCATAAGATCTTCCTTTCTTACTGGGTGATGGGACAGCCCAACAGCTCCTTGCCTGCCATCTGGCCTGCCACCTTTGACACCCACATCAATAAGGAGCGTCCCCTGCTGGTGAAAGATGGAAACATCACCAGCAGACTCTACCTTGCA gGCTCTCCACCATCATTCTGTCCTGCATCACGGACTCAAGACCTGGAGGCTATTATCTCCATCATCTCGGAAGCTGAACATTCTATTGATGTGGCTGTCATGGAGTATTTACCCACAATACACCTGAGGCG ATACTGGCCCGTTATTGACACCGCCATCAGGACAGCTGCAGTTGAGAGGAAGGTGAGGATCCGGATGCTTATCAGCTGCAGGCAGAGTTCCTTTTCATCAATGCTGCCATTTCTTCAGTCCCTCGCCTCCCTGGACAGCATCCAGGAGAATATCACAATTCAAATT aaGTTGTACATTGTACCTATGGGAAACCAGACAAACATTCCCTTTAGTCGAGTCAACCACAGTAAATACATGGTGACTGAAAAAGTGGCCTACATTG GTACATCCAACTGGTCAGGGGACTACTTTGTAAGCACAGCTGGAGTGGGTCTGGTGATTTCCCAGCATGCTGCTTCCCCTTCATGGAAGACCAAGAGCGTGCAGAGCCAGCTCAAAGCTGTGTTCAACAGGGACTGGTTCTCTGACTTTGCAGTGCACCTGTCTGACCTGGGCCACCACCCAGA TTTCTTCATGCAGCACTTGTTG TTCCTCACAGAGCTCACTCGTTTGTTCCAGAAGTGCAGATCTTCCGGTAGTGTTGTCATCACATTGAAAAAGT ATGATGGGAGGACCAAGCCAGTGCCCAGAAAAGGCCACTCGGAGTCCTTTGAGCCTGCAGACAATAAATGTCTTCTCAGAGCTTCTGACGGCAAGAAGAAAATTAGCACAGTG GTCAACATCAAAGAAGTCATCAAGTTTCAGatg GCATATTCCAACCTACTCAGAGCACACATGGATGGACTGAAGAAGAAAGATAAGAAGAGCAAAAGCAAGAAAACCAAAGCCACCCAGTGA
- the xgb gene encoding x globin, which produces MGCAISGLAESADLGEKSAHPDGAHLSQDDIDMIKESWKVIRDDIAKVGIIVFVRLFETHPECKDVFFLFRDVKDLERLRTSHELRAHGLRVMSFIEKSVARLDQLERLETLAVELGKSHYHYNAPPKYYSYVGAEFISAVQPILKDRWTTELEEAWKTLFQYVTGLMKQGYEEECERQNHAAGSPRERADKRNTAL; this is translated from the exons ATGGGCTGTGCAATATCCGGTTTGGCTGAAAGTGCGGACTTGGGTGAGAAGAGCGCTCATCCGGATGGAGCACATCTCAGCCAAGATGACATTGACATGATCAAGGAGTCGTGGAAAGTTATCAGAGACGACATAGCCAAAGTGGGCATCATAGTGTTTGTCAG GCTCTTTGAGACACACCCCGAATGCAAGGATGTCTTCTTCCTGTTCCGTGACGTCAAAGACCTGGAGAGGCTGCGGACCAGCCACGAACTCAGAGCACACGGACTACG GGTGATGTCTTTTATTGAGAAAAGCGTGGCCAGGTTAGACCAGCTGGAAAGACTGGAGACTCTGGCAGTGGAGCTGGGGAAAAGCCATTACCACTACAATGCCCCCCCTAAATACTACAGT TACGTTGGAGCAGAATTCATCAGTGCTGTGCAGCCCATCCTGAAGGACAGGTGGACCACCGAGCTGGAGGAGGCATGGAAG ACTTTGTTCCAGTACGTGACTGGCTTGATGAAGCAGGGCTACGAGGAGGAGTGTGAGCGACAGAACCATGCAGCAGGCTCCCCAAGGGAGAGAGCAGACAAGAGGAACACAGCCCTTTGA